The Deinococcus roseus genome window below encodes:
- a CDS encoding helix-turn-helix domain-containing protein: MPGKKALWITIQEVANKARVPQATIRHYTEVGLLTRRQLHPEDKIHHYPPDTVERVRTIRRLRKNAFTVPEIQIYLTCQDPKEKGQMLETVRRRQMHRLTLLLGELLGLEIQLEQLKEQE, translated from the coding sequence ATGCCAGGAAAAAAAGCACTGTGGATCACCATCCAGGAGGTGGCCAACAAGGCACGGGTGCCGCAAGCCACCATCCGCCACTACACCGAAGTCGGCCTGCTCACCCGCAGGCAACTGCACCCGGAGGACAAAATCCACCACTACCCGCCAGACACCGTGGAGCGGGTTCGCACCATCAGGCGCCTGCGGAAAAATGCATTCACTGTGCCAGAAATCCAGATTTACCTGACCTGCCAGGACCCAAAGGAAAAGGGGCAAATGCTGGAGACGGTGCGCAGGAGGCAAATGCACCGCCTGACCCTTCTGCTGGGGGAACTGCTGGGCCTCGAAATCCAGCTTGAGCAACTCAAAGAACAGGAATGA
- a CDS encoding PEGA domain-containing protein, producing the protein MRNLPYLIPLISLTLSHAVAQQVPLLQTLPIQGNGWGVPSSVVLDEAHHLLYALAGPNVVVYDLTAQKVQKTLKVSTNGNNGLALSPDGKILYVANDAPPFGPALTLLDTTTWNDIPINDKNTREVLSSLWKQIVLTPDGRKAFLLFDPKLGSDNLGVLDTQTLQVALWKLPAEASAYSLSPDGKHLAVATHGQVLLLNPEHGEVVGTLPIPTKDATLLQMSFSPDSKTLVGVNSQSQALVWQVQGGILERTVPTPGIFRPNFVRFSPNGRYVLFGDTINSTEEINSFDTTTWTEVPSPKTDYHDKLGATFTRDGKTLFLSVTQGIRVFDTSSLNPLDGRVQVNVEPTDANIRIAGQPPFMNPDGTLQIFTGVPQEVTVSKPYFKTFTTTLNLGAGEVKNLNVLLERERGALTLTSTPRGATVWINGEEKGKTPLKLSRLDAGDYTVTLKLNDHRDFTQQVTVQGDQNAELNFTLVLKPGIKITSRPTGAQVFVGEEQVCEKTPCTLRNLPEGIQEFTFKLQGYPDLKARAVIPDEGTSTLEVTLKR; encoded by the coding sequence ATGAGAAACTTACCGTATCTGATCCCCCTGATTTCCCTGACCCTCAGCCACGCCGTGGCCCAGCAGGTCCCCTTGCTGCAAACCCTGCCGATCCAGGGAAACGGCTGGGGGGTGCCTTCATCTGTGGTGCTCGACGAAGCCCACCACCTGCTTTACGCCCTTGCTGGACCGAACGTGGTGGTGTACGACCTCACTGCTCAGAAGGTGCAAAAAACCCTCAAGGTCAGCACCAACGGCAACAACGGACTGGCCCTCAGTCCGGACGGCAAAATCCTTTATGTGGCGAACGATGCCCCACCGTTCGGCCCGGCCCTGACCCTGCTGGACACCACCACCTGGAATGACATCCCCATCAACGACAAGAACACCAGGGAAGTGCTCAGCAGTCTCTGGAAGCAGATTGTCCTCACCCCAGACGGAAGGAAAGCCTTCTTGCTGTTCGATCCCAAACTGGGCAGCGACAACCTGGGGGTCCTGGACACCCAGACCTTGCAGGTCGCCCTGTGGAAACTCCCCGCCGAGGCCAGTGCTTACAGTCTGTCCCCGGACGGAAAACACCTGGCGGTGGCCACCCATGGACAGGTGCTGTTGCTGAACCCCGAACATGGGGAGGTGGTGGGCACCCTGCCCATCCCCACCAAAGACGCCACCTTGCTGCAAATGTCTTTCAGCCCAGACAGCAAAACCCTGGTGGGGGTGAACAGCCAATCCCAGGCCCTGGTGTGGCAGGTGCAGGGTGGCATCCTGGAACGCACGGTGCCCACCCCCGGGATCTTCCGACCCAACTTCGTGCGGTTCTCCCCCAACGGCAGGTATGTGCTGTTCGGGGACACCATCAACAGCACCGAAGAAATCAACTCCTTTGACACCACCACCTGGACGGAAGTGCCCAGCCCCAAAACGGATTACCATGACAAGCTCGGTGCCACCTTCACCCGGGACGGCAAGACGCTCTTTCTCAGCGTCACCCAGGGGATCCGGGTGTTTGACACTTCAAGCCTGAACCCCCTGGACGGCCGCGTGCAGGTCAATGTGGAGCCCACCGACGCCAACATCCGCATTGCGGGACAGCCGCCCTTCATGAACCCGGACGGCACCCTGCAAATCTTCACCGGGGTGCCGCAGGAGGTGACGGTCTCAAAACCCTACTTCAAGACCTTCACCACCACCCTGAACCTGGGAGCAGGAGAGGTGAAAAACCTGAATGTCTTGCTGGAACGCGAGCGTGGCGCTTTGACCCTCACCTCCACCCCGAGGGGGGCAACGGTGTGGATCAACGGGGAAGAGAAAGGCAAAACCCCCTTGAAACTCAGCCGCCTGGACGCCGGAGACTACACCGTGACCCTGAAACTGAACGATCACCGCGACTTCACCCAGCAGGTCACCGTGCAAGGCGACCAGAACGCGGAATTGAACTTCACGCTGGTGCTCAAACCTGGCATCAAAATCACCAGCCGTCCCACCGGCGCGCAGGTCTTCGTCGGGGAAGAACAGGTGTGCGAGAAAACCCCCTGCACGCTGAGGAACCTGCCCGAGGGCATCCAGGAGTTCACCTTCAAACTGCAGGGTTACCCGGACCTCAAAGCCCGCGCGGTGATTCCAGATGAAGGCACCTCCACCCTGGAAGTCACCCTGAAGCGCTGA
- a CDS encoding MerR family transcriptional regulator yields MLRKDILQKTGLTLAALRHYEKRGLLHPHRHPDGKFNRYDETHIEVIAQILMLQRLGMSLEKIQAFQEASVEEQRSKLREAINEGFSQVSNTQQALQKAFGKLLSLHGLAE; encoded by the coding sequence ATGTTGAGAAAAGACATCCTGCAGAAGACTGGCCTCACTCTTGCTGCCCTGCGCCACTACGAAAAGCGGGGCCTGCTCCACCCGCACCGCCATCCCGATGGAAAATTCAACCGTTACGACGAAACCCACATTGAGGTGATCGCACAGATCCTGATGCTGCAACGCCTTGGAATGAGCCTGGAAAAAATCCAGGCGTTTCAGGAGGCCAGTGTGGAAGAACAGCGCTCCAAACTCAGGGAAGCCATCAATGAGGGCTTCTCGCAGGTCAGCAACACCCAGCAGGCCCTGCAAAAAGCCTTCGGGAAGCTTCTCAGCCTGCATGGACTTGCCGAATGA
- a CDS encoding MbcA/ParS/Xre antitoxin family protein — MNDALQGLRRTWLEVHQELQQDLPIWQWTVLGQAQDPRTQKRQLRVLSLSVLVFGDVFLALRWLYCPQGIFEDTRPLEMLQTQEGRRQVVRVLLRFLPMVNG; from the coding sequence GTGAATGACGCGCTTCAGGGGTTGCGCCGAACGTGGCTGGAGGTGCACCAGGAGCTGCAGCAGGACCTGCCGATCTGGCAGTGGACCGTGCTGGGGCAAGCGCAGGACCCGCGGACCCAAAAGCGGCAGCTGAGGGTGCTGAGCCTCAGCGTGCTGGTGTTCGGGGATGTGTTCCTGGCCCTGAGGTGGCTGTACTGTCCCCAGGGGATTTTTGAGGACACACGCCCCCTGGAGATGCTGCAAACTCAGGAAGGACGAAGGCAGGTGGTGCGCGTCCTCCTGCGTTTCCTGCCCATGGTGAACGGATGA